In the genome of Equus asinus isolate D_3611 breed Donkey chromosome 9, EquAss-T2T_v2, whole genome shotgun sequence, one region contains:
- the CREBRF gene encoding CREB3 regulatory factor isoform X1, with protein MPQPSVSGMDPPFGDAFRSHTFSEQTLMSTDLLANSSDPDFMYELDREMNYQQNPRDNFLSLEDCKDIENLESFTDVLDNEGALTSNWEQWDTYCEDLTKYTKLTSCDIWGTKEVDYLGLDDFSSPYQDEEVISKTPTLAQLNSEDSQSVSDSLYYPDSLFSVKQNPLPSSFPGKKITSRAAAPVCSSKTLQAEVPLSDCVQKASKPTSSTQIMVKTNMYHNEKVNFHFECKDYVKKAKVKINPVQQSRPLLSQVHADAAKENTCYCGAVAKRPEKKGTEPLQGHATPALPFKETQELLLSPLPQEGPGSIAAGESSSLSASTSVSDSSQKKEEHNYSLFVSDNLGEQPTKCSPEEDEEDEEDVDDEDHDEGFGSEHELSENEEEEEEEEDYEDDKDDDISDTFSEPGYENDSVEDLKEMTSISSRKRGKRRYFWEYSEQLTPSQQERMLRPSEWNRDTLPSNMYQKNGLHHGKYAVKKSRRTDVEDLTPNPKKLLQIGNELRKLNKVISDLTPVSELPLTARPRSRKEKNKLASRACRLKKKAQYEANKVKLWGLNTEYDNLLFVINSIKQEIVNRVQNPREERGPNMGQKLEILIKDTLGLPVAGQTSEFVNQVLEKTAEGNPTGGLVGLRIPTSKV; from the exons ATGCCTCAG CCTAGTGTAAGCGGAATGGATCCGCCTTTTGGGGATGCCTTTCGAAGCCACACCTTTTCAGAACAGACTCTGATGAGCACAGATCTCTTAGCAAACAGTTCAGATCCAGATTTCATGTATGAACTG GATAGAGAGATGAACTACCAACAGAATCCGAGAGACAACTTCCTTTCTTTGGAGGACTGCAAAGACATTGAAAATCTGGAGTCTTTCACAGATGTCCTGGATAATGAGGGTGCTTTGACCTCAAACTGGGAACAGTGGGATACATACTGTGAAGACTTAACAAAGTACACCAAACTAACCAGCTGTGACATCTGGGGAACAAAAGAAGTGGATTACTTGGGTCTTGATGACTTTTCTAGCCCTTACCAAGATGAAGAGGTCATAAGTAAAACTCCAACTTTGGCCCAGCTTAATAGTGAGGACTCTCAGTCTGTTTCTGATTCCCTTTATTACCCTGATTCACTTTTCAGTGTCAAACAAAACCCGTTGCCCTCTTCATTCCCTGGTAAAAAGATCACAAGCAGAGCCGCTGCCCCTGTGTGTTCTTCTAAGACGCTTCAGGCTGAGGTCCCTTTGTCAGACTGTGTCCAAAAAGCAAGTAAACCCACTTCAAGTACACAAATCATGGTGAAGACCAACATGTATCATAACGAAAAGGTGAACTTTCATTTTGAATGTAAAGACTATGTAAAAAAGGCAAAGGTAAAGATCAACCCAGTGCAGCAGAGCCGGCCCTTGTTGAGCCAGGTGCACGCAGATGCGGCGAAGGAGAACACCTGCTACTGTGGGGCAGTAGCCAAGAGACCAGAGAAAAAAGGGACGGAGCCTCTTCAGGGTCATGCCACTCCAGCTTTGCCTTTTAAAGAAACCCAGGAACTCTTACTCAGTCCCCTGCCCCAGGAGGGTCCTGGGTCAATTGCAGCAGGAGAGAGTAGCAGCCTTTCTGCCAGCACATCGGTCTCAGATTCAtcccagaaaaaagaagagcacaaTTATTCTCTTTTCGTCTCTGATAACTTGGGTGAGCAGCCAACCAAATGCAGTCCTGAAGAAgatgaggaggatgaggaggatgtTGATGATGAGGACCATGATGAAGGGTTTGGCAGTGAGCACGAACTTTCTGAAaacgaggaggaggaagaagaggaagaggattaTGAAGATGACAAGGATGATGATATTAGTGACACTTTCTCTGAACCAG gctatgaaaATGATTCCGTGGAAGACTTGAAGGAGATGACGTCAATATCCTCTCGGAAGAGAGGTAAAAGAAGGTACTTCTGGGAGTATAGTGAACAACTCACACCATCACAGCAAGAGAGGATGCTCAGGCCCTCGGAATGGAACCGAGACACCTTGCCAAGTAATATGTATCAGAAAAATGGTTTACATCATG GAAAATATGCAGTAAAGAAGTCACGGAGGACTGATGTAGAAGACCTGACTCCAAATCCTAAAAAGCTGCTTCAGATAGGCAATGAGCTACGGAAACTGAATAAGGTCATTAGTGATCTGACTCCAGTCAGTGAGCTTCCCTTAACAGCCCGGCCAAggtcaaggaaggaaaaaaataagctgGCTTCCAG GGCTTGTCGGTTAAAGAAAAAAGCCCAGTATGAAGCTAATAAAGTGAAATTATGGGGCCTCAACACAGAATATG ATAATTTATTGTTTGTAATCAACTCCATCAAGCAAGAGATTGTAAACCGAGTACAGAAtccaagagaggagagaggacccAACATGGGGCAGAAGCTTGAAATTCTCATTAAAGATACTCTTG
- the CREBRF gene encoding CREB3 regulatory factor isoform X2: protein MDPPFGDAFRSHTFSEQTLMSTDLLANSSDPDFMYELDREMNYQQNPRDNFLSLEDCKDIENLESFTDVLDNEGALTSNWEQWDTYCEDLTKYTKLTSCDIWGTKEVDYLGLDDFSSPYQDEEVISKTPTLAQLNSEDSQSVSDSLYYPDSLFSVKQNPLPSSFPGKKITSRAAAPVCSSKTLQAEVPLSDCVQKASKPTSSTQIMVKTNMYHNEKVNFHFECKDYVKKAKVKINPVQQSRPLLSQVHADAAKENTCYCGAVAKRPEKKGTEPLQGHATPALPFKETQELLLSPLPQEGPGSIAAGESSSLSASTSVSDSSQKKEEHNYSLFVSDNLGEQPTKCSPEEDEEDEEDVDDEDHDEGFGSEHELSENEEEEEEEEDYEDDKDDDISDTFSEPGYENDSVEDLKEMTSISSRKRGKRRYFWEYSEQLTPSQQERMLRPSEWNRDTLPSNMYQKNGLHHGKYAVKKSRRTDVEDLTPNPKKLLQIGNELRKLNKVISDLTPVSELPLTARPRSRKEKNKLASRACRLKKKAQYEANKVKLWGLNTEYDNLLFVINSIKQEIVNRVQNPREERGPNMGQKLEILIKDTLGLPVAGQTSEFVNQVLEKTAEGNPTGGLVGLRIPTSKV from the exons ATGGATCCGCCTTTTGGGGATGCCTTTCGAAGCCACACCTTTTCAGAACAGACTCTGATGAGCACAGATCTCTTAGCAAACAGTTCAGATCCAGATTTCATGTATGAACTG GATAGAGAGATGAACTACCAACAGAATCCGAGAGACAACTTCCTTTCTTTGGAGGACTGCAAAGACATTGAAAATCTGGAGTCTTTCACAGATGTCCTGGATAATGAGGGTGCTTTGACCTCAAACTGGGAACAGTGGGATACATACTGTGAAGACTTAACAAAGTACACCAAACTAACCAGCTGTGACATCTGGGGAACAAAAGAAGTGGATTACTTGGGTCTTGATGACTTTTCTAGCCCTTACCAAGATGAAGAGGTCATAAGTAAAACTCCAACTTTGGCCCAGCTTAATAGTGAGGACTCTCAGTCTGTTTCTGATTCCCTTTATTACCCTGATTCACTTTTCAGTGTCAAACAAAACCCGTTGCCCTCTTCATTCCCTGGTAAAAAGATCACAAGCAGAGCCGCTGCCCCTGTGTGTTCTTCTAAGACGCTTCAGGCTGAGGTCCCTTTGTCAGACTGTGTCCAAAAAGCAAGTAAACCCACTTCAAGTACACAAATCATGGTGAAGACCAACATGTATCATAACGAAAAGGTGAACTTTCATTTTGAATGTAAAGACTATGTAAAAAAGGCAAAGGTAAAGATCAACCCAGTGCAGCAGAGCCGGCCCTTGTTGAGCCAGGTGCACGCAGATGCGGCGAAGGAGAACACCTGCTACTGTGGGGCAGTAGCCAAGAGACCAGAGAAAAAAGGGACGGAGCCTCTTCAGGGTCATGCCACTCCAGCTTTGCCTTTTAAAGAAACCCAGGAACTCTTACTCAGTCCCCTGCCCCAGGAGGGTCCTGGGTCAATTGCAGCAGGAGAGAGTAGCAGCCTTTCTGCCAGCACATCGGTCTCAGATTCAtcccagaaaaaagaagagcacaaTTATTCTCTTTTCGTCTCTGATAACTTGGGTGAGCAGCCAACCAAATGCAGTCCTGAAGAAgatgaggaggatgaggaggatgtTGATGATGAGGACCATGATGAAGGGTTTGGCAGTGAGCACGAACTTTCTGAAaacgaggaggaggaagaagaggaagaggattaTGAAGATGACAAGGATGATGATATTAGTGACACTTTCTCTGAACCAG gctatgaaaATGATTCCGTGGAAGACTTGAAGGAGATGACGTCAATATCCTCTCGGAAGAGAGGTAAAAGAAGGTACTTCTGGGAGTATAGTGAACAACTCACACCATCACAGCAAGAGAGGATGCTCAGGCCCTCGGAATGGAACCGAGACACCTTGCCAAGTAATATGTATCAGAAAAATGGTTTACATCATG GAAAATATGCAGTAAAGAAGTCACGGAGGACTGATGTAGAAGACCTGACTCCAAATCCTAAAAAGCTGCTTCAGATAGGCAATGAGCTACGGAAACTGAATAAGGTCATTAGTGATCTGACTCCAGTCAGTGAGCTTCCCTTAACAGCCCGGCCAAggtcaaggaaggaaaaaaataagctgGCTTCCAG GGCTTGTCGGTTAAAGAAAAAAGCCCAGTATGAAGCTAATAAAGTGAAATTATGGGGCCTCAACACAGAATATG ATAATTTATTGTTTGTAATCAACTCCATCAAGCAAGAGATTGTAAACCGAGTACAGAAtccaagagaggagagaggacccAACATGGGGCAGAAGCTTGAAATTCTCATTAAAGATACTCTTG